One region of Chanodichthys erythropterus isolate Z2021 chromosome 17, ASM2448905v1, whole genome shotgun sequence genomic DNA includes:
- the dhrs13a.3 gene encoding dehydrogenase/reductase SDR family member 13a.3: MSVLLSVLAGVLAVYILLYYTVFKGARFKSSITLKGKTAIVTGSNTGIGKPTALDLAKRGARVILACRNKQRAEAAVYDIRKESGNSEVLYMHLDLASLQSVRDFAETFLKSEPRLDLLINNAGLIASGRTEDGFGMAFGVNHLGHFLLTLLLLDRLKQAEHSRVVNVSALLHRLGSVDFNLLNTHKDLVTGQSSWDTLRAYCHSKLCNVLFTRELANRLEGTSVTCYCLHPGVIATEIGRNMNMLQKLLYPVMSKLFFLDPEAGAQTTLYCALQEGLEPLSGRYFSSCALQNVSADGRDDALARKLWEVSERLCGLS, from the exons ATGTCAGTCCTGTTGTCAGTGCTGGCCGGTGTGCTGGCTGTATATATACTGCTTTATTACACCGTGTTTAAAGGAGCCAGATTTAAGAGCAGTATCACGTTAAAGGGAAAAACAGCAATTGTTACAG GGAGTAACACAGGCATTGGCAAACCCACAGCCTTGGATCTGGCCAAGAGAGGGGCCCGAGTGATCCTCGCCTGCCGAAACAAACAGAGAGCTGAAGCTGCAGTTTATGACATAAGAAAG GAAAGTGGGAACTCAGAGGTACTGTACATGCATCTGGACCTGGCCAGTTTGCAGTCCGTGCGAGATTTTGCAGAGACTTTTCTGAAGAGTGAACCGAGACTCGACCTGCTCATTAACAACGCAG GTCTTATCGCATCAGGCAGAACTGAAGATGGGTTTGGCATGGCGTTCGGCGTCAACCATCTGGGCCACTTTTTGCTGACGCTGTTGCTGTTGGATCGTCTAAAGCAGGCAGAGCACAGCCGCGTCGTCAACGTGTCTGCCCTGCTGCATCGGCTGGGTTCTGTCGACTTCAACCTCCTCAACACGCACAAGGATCTGGTCACAGGTCAGTCGTCCTGGGACACGCTCAGAGCCTACTGCCACAGCAAACTCTGCAATGTGCTCTTTACCCGTGAGCTCGCAAACCGCTTGGAAGGGACCAGTGTCACCTGCTATTGCCTGCATCCCG GTGTCATAGCCACTGAGATTGGTCGGAATATGAACATGCTGCAGAAGCTGCTTTACCCAGTCATGTCCAAGCTGTTTTTCCTGGACCCAGAGGCAGGTGCGCAGACCACGCTGTACTGTGCTTTGCAGGAGGGACTTGAGCCTCTGAGTGGACGGTACTTCTCTTCCTGCGCTCTGCAGAACGTTAGCGCTGATGGACGGGATGATGCCCTGGCCAGGAAGCTTTGGGAAGTGAGCGAGAGGCTGTGTGGCCTATCCTAA